The genomic DNA gtactatgaacacatttttgttttaataattatactccattgaatacatatatatcttcCCATTAAGACTAGAGAAGTGAAACAGAACTCTGTcagttaatttaaaaactttaattttaaaagagaaaatcCGTCGAATTCGGAACAATGATATGTGtagtctgtatatatatagtactattttttgcttgttttaatgactttttatttattgtccCTATCGTATCTTTTGACTCTTTTTTTCAGGATTTATTTGATACTCCAAAACCTAAAAGGAAAAATAGGCAGTATCACCACCAAGCCTTAAAAGATGCTTATTATGCTGTAATGGATGGCGATATACCAGTACTTACCGCTTGTCGACTTTATGGTATTCCCCGGGAAACACTCCGAGATCGATTAGAGGGGAAAAGGAGTATAGATTGTGAGAATATCGGTCGAGGAACTTTGTTCACAAAAGAAGAAGAGAACAAATTAGCCGATGAGATCAGTCGTATGGCaaaatgtggttatttttatTCGTGTAAAGAGATTACAGATATAGCCACATATTATTGTGTTCTGGTGGAAAAGAGAACCAGTGATCAACATTTAACTCTCAAATGGTACAGTAGATTCTTCAATCGCTGGCCAGAATTGAAAATGCTCTATACTAAAAGACCTAGAAAGCGTAATATATTAGCCGCGGCAGCTGAAAATAAGGACAGATTTTTTAAAGAGTTTGGGGATTTATTAGATAAACATGATTTTACTTTCAAGCCAAATTTCGTATTCAATTTACATGTATCAGTAATCAAAACCAAAGAATCTCAAAGTATAGGAGTAATTGGATGTGGAAGTGCGTCCGGGATCGCGATTCCTCCGTATTTCATATTCCAAGAACAAGAAACTCACGATAATGCTGTAAACAGCATAAATAACATCCCAACTGTTGTGTCGGAGAATGGTTACtctagttttgtatttttggaCTACATGAAAAACCATTTTATCAAGTGTTTACCAGAACGCACAAACGAATCTGTGCTATTGATTTTAGATGGATTTAAGTCGCACCTTTGCGTTGAATTGATTGGTTTTACTAAAGACAATAACATTTTAACACTGGTTATACCTGCTAATTGCGATACGAGTCTCAGCCCAATAGAACAATGCTGTAGTGCTCAGCTTCAGGAATGTTATGACGAAATTTGTCTTagaaaaattcatttaaatgaacaaatttgtttttgtgatGTGGCATGTGAAGCATACAACGCAGCATTCTCTCAAGAAATTCTTGGCGAAGCATTTGTAAAATCTGGTTTATGCAGCATTGAAAATAATTCTGGTGTTTAGCAGTCCCGAGAACATAAAAAGCCGATcatcatataaatacatgttatgATGAATTTTACTCACAGCATATTGTCTTGTTTCTTGATATTGTTTCTTGTTATGTGCGAATCTGATTTTGAGTAGATATCTGTTAATTATTTGCTTTctgaaaaatgtaattttgttttgtgtaaaaTATACCTTATTAGTTGTCCgtattgttcattttatttacattgaaataaCGGGAGTATGATATTTTGTTAGTAATTTTTTTCTCgtcttacatataaaaaaaaatatgcggtacgattgcaaatgagacaactcttcacaacagacaaaatgacataaaaattaacagctataggtcacaatagacttcaaaaatgagcaaagccaataccacatAAAATGCATTCACAGTTTTCATAAAGAGCCACGCTGCTACACATAATGCTTTCATATCAACAGCATGACAGTGACAATAGTTAACCTTTATAATGtggcaaatagttatcaaaggtaccaggattattatttaatacgccagacgcgcgtttcgtctacataagactcatcagtgacgctcagatcaaaacagttaaaaagccaaacaaatacaatgttgaagagcattgaggacccaaaattccaaaaagttgtgccaaatacggctacggtaattAATTCCattggggtaagaaaatccttattttttttgaaaaattcaaagttttgtaaacagaaagttTATAACAAtcaccatataattgatattcatgtcaacaccgaagtgctgactactgggatggtgataccctcggggacgaaacgtccaccagcagtggcatcgacccagtggtgtaaatagttatcaaaggtaccaggattatattttaatacgcAAAACTTTGATATATCAGGTAATGGACATTTGAATTTAGGTTTCAAATTTATTAGGAAATTATTTTGTAGTCACTCATTTCTCTTATTGTTGTATACGGAACATAAtacatattgtaaaaatatcTCAAGATCTCAACAGCGATGAACAGAAATGTATGTGCGcttataatggaatttgatgcgactgtatTTGTCATACAAGAGAGAGGTTTAGCGCGATAACACccggttcaatccaccattttccatatttgtaaatgtctgtaccaagtcgggaatatgacagttgttgtccattcgtttgatgtgttttgccatttgattatgtaCTTTCCAAtctgaattttcctcggagctcattattttttgtgatttcttttttttaatgtgtcgGTCACTCACGTCTTGTTTTCTGATACTTTGAATACAGAGCAAAAAGCACGACAATGCAATACACATTGACTATAATGCTGACCAAAAAACAAGAACTTCTATATTAATGAATATTGTAAGAGATCTTAAACCTAGTATTTGCCCAGTAAGACTTGTTGAATCACGCCTACATGTGCTAGTAGCAGCACTCATTTCTTTTAGATAAAGATGATGAATTACGACTGTTCTCCTGTTGACTGTAACACATTAAAATAGACAATTGTTAGcaaactaaaaaataatattgaaaaagtggtaaattaaacttatttgaaGGTTTCCGAATCttgaagaatttaaaaaaaattggaaatcattttatctttaaaaaaggaCTGCATGTTTATTGAGATCTCACAAATGAATGCAAAAATGAAATGTACCTTGAGTTTTTGACAACACTTTCATTTTTCctcttattaaaaaatgtaaaattatattaatgttttaatcGAATGAGAAAAAACTACACAAATGgtcattttcaactgaattaattgtatttcaatttgtcaGAAGGTGTTTCATCTTTACTGAAATCCATAATTAAAAGCTCCATGTGTGTACCTGGATGCCTAAAGAATGATTTAGCTCAATGTTAAAGATGAGACAAAATGACTACTTAAAATTTAATAGTAGAGgtaattttgaaacattttaacaCATATGTGATCTTGTACGAAAAATACTGTGAGGGAAAAAAATAGTACGAACCCGGCTTATCTTGGTAGAAATTTGGGAAACTCTTAGTGTATTATTAAATTCTTTGTTTGATGTAACTTATCCATACCTATTACCTATGGGTAGGtaggatttttttattcatttgccAACAGCACAAGTTATATGTCTAGAAAGGTAAAGGACTTataggggcactagctacgagatatttTTTGGGGTTCAATAAGTAATGAAATAGAAATAGTGAAGTAATCGTTACTTTTTAGTAGccaataaagttcaattttgttttaataagccaaaaaagttgattatggaattattcacttgcaagtgaatagttcgacctcattgaatccgtattcatgtgaactttgaTTTAACCCCTTAACTTGAGATAGATAACGCGTGAATTGTAtgtgtaaatttatttaaaggaaGAAACTGTCAACACTGAAAgtaaaacaaaggtaaatcatttgattgactgattcgatccacaaataaacattttaatacaggtaaaaacgatgacaaacatttattttttatctgtaatatgaaaataaatagacCTAGAATAATTCAACAGCACGTGTTTGCttaatctttttatatttatatttatgtttatatcgcgTATATGGTCATCGAATGACTATATAGCGGTCAACTCGGTAAATATTTAGATGACGTCTAGACtcaaatacacacgaaacggaGCTACGCATTTTGATgccttttattgttttatttcgacttttaatagtttggataaatgtttgttttcgttgtaataaatcaaatatgagaatttgattgGAATCggtgaaaataaatttgacagATAGTGCCCCTTTAAGCGCTTGGAAAACATATCGATGAAAATATAATGACACAtgtgtatatagatataggaagatgtggtgtgagtgccaatgagacaactctccatccaaataacaattaaaaaaataaaccattataggttaaagtacggccttcaacacggagccttggctcacaccgaacaacaagctataaagggccccaaaattactagtgtaaaaccattcaaacgggaaaaccaacggtctgatctatataaacaaaacgagaaacgagaaacacgtatatattacataaacaaacgacaactactgtacatcagattcctgacttaggacaggtgcaaacatttgcagcgggattaaacgttttaatgggcccaaaccttctccctttttctgaaacaatagcataacatcacaacatataaaaacatctACTTTTATGGTTACTTTTAtagatgaacatgatgaagagGGAACATTTTCGAGGGTACAATCCATCAGCAATGTCAAAAGCTTATAAGGCTGTTATCGATGACAAGCTTCCAGTCCATTCAGCAGCGATGTCGTATGGTGTTCCACACGAGACACTGGGGTATATGGTGGCTGAAAAAATAGTTCCTGTGTGTTCTAACTTGGCAAATATGCCTATATTTACTCCAGAGGAAGAACTCATATTAATGACTCGCTTGATAGAAATGGATGAACTAGGATATGACCATAGTCGTCAGGAAATGGTGAACATAGCTAACGACTATGCAATAGTGCTTGctcagaaaactaaagattgtaTGTCCTTGAGTTTGACATGGTTTCGAAATATGCTTCGACGGTGGCCACATTTTAAAGCTGTTAGCCAAAGGGCATTTTCAGTTGCAAGGACAAAATCAGAATACAAAGGAATCATTATTAAGTTTTTTAATGAACTGGAGAAAACCTTACTAAAATTCGATCTCATTGACAAACCTCATTTAATCTACAATGTTGACGAGAAGGTTGTTGCCATGTGTGGAAAGGATGAAATCGTCACTATTTTGGGGTGTGGAAACGCAGCTGGTAGTGCATTGCCTCCTTACTTTATCTTACCAGAGCAGCGAATGAATGATAAACTGTTAGAGGGGTCTCCGTCAGGGACTTCATGTTCAGTCTCAAATGATGGATGGTcaaattctgaaatttttatggATTTCCTCTGCaatcatttcaaaaaaaatgtccCAGGTGAAGGACATTTATTGGTATTGTTAGATGGAGATAAATCTCATATCCCTATTGGCACACTTCTATGGGCAAGGCGTCATAATATTATACTACAATTAATTCCCGCACTCACCAGCAACTTTTTACAACCACTTCACGTAAGTTGTTATGGACCCTTTCAAAATGAATTCAACAATATGTGTCATGAAACTATCTTAACAAAGAGATGTACACTTTCTCCCGAAGATATTTGCTCTTTGGCATGCACAGCTTACGGAGGTGCATTATCAGCTAGTAATTTGCAGGCTGGTTTTAAACATACTGGAATTTATCCATTTACCAAAGATTTGATAAATGACATGCCCCCGATACTATCAAGAGCCTGTAACAGTAAtagtgaaaaaaatgaaagccaactTGAAAATGTGGTTTACTTGCAGCTATTAAATGAAGCCATAGAGAATGAAGGTGTTTCTGGTATTAATATTTAGCTAGTTGAGATGAGACTCATATAGGGTACTTGacttcatttcatggatcagtggtCGTTATAAATATTggaacaaaataagaaaattcaataaaacgGAGTATGTTTGACTTATGAAATGATTATAAAGTTAACTTTATAGATGTGTCTGTTACAATTTATCCTGCCTTGTATCTCAATATACCatattccatatatatatatagcttgcGTCTTCTATAAATTGAAAGGTTTTGTTGTTTTCGAGGAGGAGGCAAAAGCTTCAAAGCGGTAACCTTTAAACTTGTTATCGAAATCCTCACCAGTTAGTTGCTGTCATGATATCTTTTTCACGGATGACCATGGACATGATGGATATGCTCCTATTAATTATCTTTACCACAATTACGTCTTAGATTGTGACATCCCCAAAATGTGAGAATCAGAACTGGAGATAAATTTGCCTGCGCAACACGCATGGTGTCATAGTATCAACTATTTCTGAGCATGCGCACTCTTTATGTTGGGTAATCGTTGTTTAGTCTTTAGATTTCAATGCAGtatcttgtttgtctttttgtagtTTTAGGGACGggccatttaacttcaaaagggATTGGGTTATGGTTATAGTTttatcctaaaataaaattttgatccACAATTggatatgaaaaacatattgtGGTCttacagataacaaaaaaagactaATCTGAATCCTGATTTCGAGTCTGTTTTTTCGCAGAaggctcgacatagggatagcgATCCGGTGGTTGCACAGCGGCGTTACCtaacttgtttttaaaaaagctttatttttttagaaggtggaagacctggatgcctcatactttgtatatatatgccttatgttacgaagtttctgtgTGTTACATGTCCGCGTGTCCttgaatttatttcattgttcagtgactccttgaaaaaaaagactacatttggtatgtgtgtaccttgcaatgtcctcatgtctgtcatacAGATTTGACTTGACCTCGACCGCATTTCTTGTAGttaacaaggttaagttttggtgttcaagtccatatctcagatactttaagaataggtctagtatatttgttgtatggaaggactAAGGTGTACATGACTAGCTTGCAGATGTCATGTGACCATGACCTTTTTTGTgatatggttcagtggttatagtt from Mytilus trossulus isolate FHL-02 chromosome 8, PNRI_Mtr1.1.1.hap1, whole genome shotgun sequence includes the following:
- the LOC134727547 gene encoding uncharacterized protein LOC134727547, with protein sequence MMKREHFRGYNPSAMSKAYKAVIDDKLPVHSAAMSYGVPHETLGYMVAEKIVPVCSNLANMPIFTPEEELILMTRLIEMDELGYDHSRQEMVNIANDYAIVLAQKTKDCMSLSLTWFRNMLRRWPHFKAVSQRAFSVARTKSEYKGIIIKFFNELEKTLLKFDLIDKPHLIYNVDEKVVAMCGKDEIVTILGCGNAAGSALPPYFILPEQRMNDKLLEGSPSGTSCSVSNDGWSNSEIFMDFLCNHFKKNVPGEGHLLVLLDGDKSHIPIGTLLWARRHNIILQLIPALTSNFLQPLHVSCYGPFQNEFNNMCHETILTKRCTLSPEDICSLACTAYGGALSASNLQAGFKHTGIYPFTKDLINDMPPILSRACNSNSEKNESQLENVVYLQLLNEAIENEGVSGINI